Proteins from a single region of Runella sp. SP2:
- a CDS encoding DJ-1/PfpI family protein, with translation MTRSVAIFLFDEVEVLDFAGPYEVFSVAGLRTLPQKPFDVFTVAEKSAIVARNGLKVTPDFTFENMPKADIVLLPGGGGYTADGVAFGSRREMDNPVVLEWVKKQAAQAELILSVCTGALILGNAGLLEGLKATTHFMALGSLRAISPNIEVIENVRYVDNGAVILSAGVSAGIDMSYYVVSKLIGAEVATEAARYAQYDYWQ, from the coding sequence ATGACACGTAGCGTAGCCATTTTTCTGTTCGACGAAGTCGAAGTTCTTGATTTTGCAGGGCCTTATGAGGTCTTTAGTGTAGCTGGTTTACGGACGCTCCCGCAGAAACCGTTTGATGTTTTTACGGTGGCGGAGAAGTCAGCGATTGTTGCACGAAACGGATTGAAAGTTACCCCTGACTTTACGTTTGAAAATATGCCAAAAGCCGATATAGTTTTGCTACCTGGTGGTGGTGGGTACACGGCTGATGGAGTTGCCTTTGGGAGTCGGCGGGAAATGGATAACCCAGTGGTGTTAGAATGGGTAAAAAAGCAAGCCGCCCAAGCTGAACTGATTTTGTCGGTTTGTACAGGCGCGTTGATTTTAGGAAATGCAGGGTTGTTAGAAGGCTTAAAAGCAACCACTCATTTTATGGCGCTTGGGTCATTAAGGGCCATTTCCCCGAACATTGAAGTGATTGAAAACGTACGTTACGTTGACAATGGTGCTGTTATTTTGTCAGCAGGAGTATCGGCAGGAATTGATATGTCGTACTATGTGGTGAGTAAGCTTATCGGAGCCGAAGTCGCTACCGAAGCTGCCCGTTATGCCCAGTACGACTATTGGCAATAA
- a CDS encoding EamA family transporter translates to MQHSSSSLKLWVNLLLVYVIWGSTFLGVRYALETLPPLLTNTIRFLVGGVLLFAFTLLRGYGIPSLKQWLSAAWVGVLLSGIGNCAVAYAIGYMPSGLVALLVATLPGWMVGLDYYFFARQKPSWITVLGLGVGLVGMYILLNPFGQEHTREIPLWPAFMVFIGSITWAWGSLQSPYLDMPPRMQTTAIQMLGGGVFSLIMSLALEPKMSESLSHMTTQTYFSLAYLIVMGSFVGYSAYVWLLHHAPPTLTATYAYVNPVVAIILGALFIHEVPSSRSLVASAVVLAGVVLITLGRRFSVKS, encoded by the coding sequence ATGCAACATTCTTCATCTTCGTTAAAACTTTGGGTTAATCTTCTGTTGGTGTACGTAATTTGGGGCTCTACCTTTTTAGGAGTTCGCTATGCCCTCGAAACGTTACCGCCATTATTGACAAATACCATTCGATTTTTGGTGGGCGGTGTCCTTTTATTTGCCTTTACCTTGCTCAGAGGATACGGCATTCCTTCACTTAAACAATGGTTGTCGGCGGCTTGGGTAGGTGTGTTGTTGAGCGGTATCGGAAATTGTGCCGTGGCGTATGCCATTGGTTACATGCCGTCGGGGTTAGTGGCTTTGTTGGTTGCAACTTTGCCAGGCTGGATGGTGGGTTTGGATTATTATTTCTTTGCGCGTCAAAAACCCTCTTGGATTACCGTACTTGGGTTGGGCGTGGGGCTAGTTGGAATGTACATTCTGTTAAACCCATTTGGGCAAGAACATACCCGTGAAATCCCGCTTTGGCCAGCATTCATGGTATTTATTGGGTCAATCACTTGGGCGTGGGGGTCGTTGCAATCCCCTTATTTGGACATGCCACCACGTATGCAAACTACTGCCATTCAAATGCTGGGGGGAGGCGTTTTTTCGCTGATAATGAGCTTGGCATTAGAGCCCAAAATGAGTGAGTCCTTGTCGCACATGACGACCCAAACTTATTTTTCTTTGGCCTACCTTATCGTTATGGGGTCGTTTGTGGGGTATTCGGCTTATGTGTGGCTGCTGCACCATGCACCCCCAACGTTGACCGCTACCTATGCTTACGTCAATCCCGTTGTTGCCATCATTTTGGGGGCTTTGTTTATTCATGAAGTACCAAGTAGCCGATCGTTAGTAGCTTCGGCGGTGGTGTTGGCGGGAGTGGTTTTGATTACGTTGGGGCGTCGGTTTTCGGTAAAAAGCTAA
- a CDS encoding ferritin-like domain-containing protein produces MNIFNILSDIEKIDGDAAEKFNYSRRKMLKTTSAVAATSGLFFAGVLNKAYGQSNTITDVLNFALVLEYLEAEFYMKGMNSSLNFGADRGLINEIAKHEAQHVTFLKSALGASAVAKPEFDFTAKGAFPNPYTNYPVFLTLAQAFEDTGVRAYKGQAPNLASNRDILEAALRIHSVEARHAGEIRIIRSMSAYASEMNTGGVPAAIYARENNTTHVAGVDIVALSQPKLLFQNNASQMRAMKFAQDSFDEPLTKEEVLAIAGPFIK; encoded by the coding sequence ATGAATATCTTCAATATTCTTTCTGACATTGAAAAAATAGACGGTGATGCCGCCGAGAAATTCAACTACTCGCGCCGCAAAATGTTAAAGACAACCTCAGCTGTAGCGGCAACGAGTGGCCTTTTTTTTGCGGGTGTACTAAATAAAGCCTATGGGCAAAGTAACACAATAACCGATGTTTTGAACTTTGCTCTCGTACTAGAATACCTTGAAGCGGAGTTCTACATGAAAGGGATGAACTCTAGTCTTAACTTTGGGGCAGACCGAGGGCTTATTAATGAAATTGCCAAACACGAAGCCCAACACGTTACCTTTCTTAAAAGTGCATTGGGAGCTAGTGCAGTAGCAAAACCTGAGTTTGATTTTACTGCCAAAGGTGCTTTCCCCAATCCTTACACCAATTATCCTGTATTTCTTACCCTAGCGCAAGCATTTGAAGACACGGGGGTTCGTGCTTACAAGGGGCAAGCGCCTAACTTGGCAAGCAACCGAGATATTTTAGAGGCTGCACTCCGTATTCACTCCGTAGAAGCTCGTCACGCTGGGGAAATTAGAATTATTCGTAGTATGTCGGCCTATGCCAGCGAAATGAACACGGGTGGAGTTCCTGCCGCTATCTATGCGCGTGAAAACAACACGACCCACGTCGCAGGGGTTGACATTGTGGCGCTTTCGCAACCAAAACTATTGTTCCAAAACAATGCTTCTCAAATGAGAGCCATGAAATTTGCGCAAGATTCGTTTGACGAGCCTTTGACAAAAGAAGAAGTATTGGCCATTGCAGGCCCATTCATTAAATAA
- a CDS encoding ferritin-like domain-containing protein yields MEKSTISETKAKGPTVPSIPSAERRLFLRHLGIFAASTTSFLMACSKSLDLSPTGGSMVHSGARVNADGSIDLGAGDIGILNYAYALEQLETAFYTVAQEKTAGLTFDELQVLQEIREHELVHREFFRAVLGANAIPDLDFDFSTVNFNDRNNVFQIANILESTGVGAYNGAARYIKNADIIGIAGKIVSVEARHASVTGHMYLPLPGSTYSFGFGTTDSNGLDVVYKPSEVLPIAQGFIKQKLSGANLPTTNA; encoded by the coding sequence ATGGAAAAATCAACTATTTCAGAAACAAAAGCCAAAGGGCCAACGGTTCCAAGCATTCCTTCTGCAGAGCGAAGATTATTTTTACGCCACTTGGGCATCTTTGCCGCATCTACTACTTCGTTTTTGATGGCTTGTTCAAAAAGCCTCGACCTTTCACCTACTGGTGGCTCGATGGTCCATTCTGGGGCAAGGGTAAATGCTGATGGCTCCATTGATTTGGGAGCAGGCGACATTGGAATCCTTAATTATGCGTATGCTTTGGAGCAATTAGAAACTGCTTTTTACACTGTTGCTCAAGAAAAAACGGCAGGATTAACCTTTGATGAGCTTCAAGTCTTGCAAGAAATCAGAGAGCATGAATTGGTACACCGCGAATTTTTCAGAGCAGTACTGGGAGCAAATGCCATTCCTGACCTAGATTTTGACTTTTCGACGGTCAACTTCAATGACCGTAACAACGTTTTTCAAATTGCTAACATCCTAGAAAGCACTGGAGTAGGAGCTTATAACGGTGCGGCGCGATACATCAAAAACGCGGATATTATAGGAATTGCGGGTAAAATTGTTTCGGTAGAAGCGCGTCACGCGTCAGTAACGGGGCACATGTACTTGCCTCTGCCTGGCTCTACGTATTCTTTCGGTTTTGGTACGACTGATTCAAATGGTTTGGACGTTGTGTATAAACCATCGGAAGTGCTACCAATAGCCCAAGGATTTATCAAGCAAAAATTGAGCGGAGCCAATTTACCAACCACTAACGCCTAA